Proteins encoded together in one Flavobacteriales bacterium window:
- a CDS encoding glycosyltransferase family 39 protein yields the protein MKRLPTDALVIAALVALALVVRSLFVGLVGLAHDEPFTVYWAHRPLAELFAQLRHENNPPLHFLLVKAILPLADGDVAWLRMPSVLASGLTAWPLYLIGRALGGRLTGFAAVLLFICSSYQQGFAHEVRAYPLFQLLAVTGVWQLVRVARAAPEHPRAALPVLALLNVAMVYTHFFGWLMLGVQAVLVLFVPDLRSARRTMVLAAGAAVLAYIPYAAVLFDRFSRSVGQGTWLTVPPPEELYNMLWRWSNAPVLVLLFLAAIAAAAARREGRGALWIVGLLWAMLPLLGLFVLSQRVPVFLDRYLLFAAPGWCLLVAHALLNALPWRQVGWALAAVGVSGMALSFEPGRGPEGRPERVVAVAQAMGKGRAPVLLIPGWYAHTYAWQVDPTLFAHTGPWTDALAARGIHPVDDPMHPPAVVFTADTLVLVDAGTRLVDPDRSVERALNERLGEPDAVEADRGVHVLRYRR from the coding sequence ATGAAGCGGCTGCCCACCGACGCCCTGGTGATCGCCGCGCTGGTGGCGCTGGCCCTCGTGGTGCGCAGCCTCTTCGTGGGCCTGGTGGGGCTGGCGCACGACGAGCCCTTCACCGTGTACTGGGCGCATCGGCCGCTGGCCGAGCTGTTCGCCCAGTTGAGGCACGAGAACAACCCGCCGCTCCATTTCCTGTTGGTGAAGGCCATCCTGCCGCTGGCGGACGGCGATGTGGCCTGGTTGCGCATGCCCAGTGTCCTGGCCTCTGGCCTCACCGCCTGGCCGCTCTACCTCATCGGTCGTGCCCTCGGCGGACGGCTCACGGGTTTCGCCGCCGTGCTCCTCTTCATCTGCAGCAGCTATCAGCAAGGCTTCGCCCACGAGGTGCGGGCCTACCCGCTCTTCCAGTTGCTGGCCGTGACAGGCGTATGGCAGCTGGTGCGCGTGGCCCGGGCCGCTCCCGAACATCCACGCGCCGCCCTGCCCGTGCTGGCCCTGCTCAATGTGGCCATGGTGTACACCCATTTCTTCGGCTGGTTGATGCTGGGCGTGCAGGCCGTGCTGGTCCTGTTCGTTCCCGACCTGCGGTCGGCACGGCGCACCATGGTCCTGGCCGCAGGCGCGGCCGTGCTGGCCTATATCCCCTATGCGGCGGTGCTGTTCGATCGCTTCAGCCGGTCGGTGGGGCAGGGCACCTGGCTCACCGTGCCACCGCCCGAGGAGCTGTACAACATGCTGTGGCGGTGGAGCAACGCGCCGGTGCTGGTGCTGCTCTTCCTGGCGGCGATCGCGGCGGCGGCCGCGCGGCGCGAAGGGCGCGGGGCGCTGTGGATCGTGGGACTGCTTTGGGCGATGCTTCCGCTGCTGGGCCTCTTCGTGCTGAGCCAGCGCGTGCCGGTGTTCCTGGACCGCTATCTGCTGTTCGCGGCGCCGGGCTGGTGCCTGCTGGTGGCCCACGCCCTGCTGAACGCCTTGCCCTGGCGCCAGGTGGGCTGGGCGCTGGCGGCCGTCGGCGTCAGCGGCATGGCCCTCAGTTTCGAGCCTGGCCGTGGTCCCGAAGGCCGGCCCGAACGCGTGGTGGCCGTGGCGCAGGCCATGGGCAAGGGCCGCGCCCCCGTGCTGCTGATCCCCGGCTGGTACGCGCACACCTATGCCTGGCAGGTGGACCCCACGCTGTTCGCTCACACCGGCCCGTGGACCGATGCCCTGGCCGCCCGCGGCATCCACCCGGTGGACGATCCCATGCACCCGCCCGCTGTGGTCTTCACGGCGGACACCTTGGTGCTGGTGGACGCCGGCACCCGGCTGGTGGACCCGGATCGGTCGGTGGAGCGTGCGCTGAACGAGCGATTGGGCGAGCCTGATGCCGTGGAAGCCGACCGGGGTGTCCACGTGCTGCGTTACCGGCGCTGA
- a CDS encoding GNAT family N-acetyltransferase — protein sequence MRLTRIPARATWPLRRSVLRQGLPMEACAFPHDDDAGTFHLGAWADDALVGIASVHAEACAQLPATRPFRLRGMAVHPDRRGLGVGALLVAEALNTVRAAGGDLLWCNARTSASGFYTRLAFTVHGEAFELPGIGPHHLMHRAP from the coding sequence ATGCGCCTCACCCGGATCCCGGCACGCGCCACCTGGCCCCTGCGCCGGTCGGTGCTGCGGCAGGGCCTGCCGATGGAGGCTTGTGCCTTCCCCCACGACGACGACGCAGGCACCTTCCACCTGGGCGCCTGGGCCGATGATGCGCTCGTGGGCATCGCCTCGGTGCATGCCGAGGCCTGTGCACAGCTCCCCGCGACGAGGCCGTTCCGCCTGCGCGGCATGGCCGTGCACCCCGACCGGCGCGGGCTGGGGGTGGGCGCCCTGCTGGTGGCCGAAGCGCTGAACACCGTGCGAGCCGCCGGTGGCGACCTGCTCTGGTGCAACGCGCGGACCAGCGCCAGCGGCTTCTACACCCGGCTCGCGTTCACCGTGCACGGGGAGGCCTTCGAACTGCCCGGCATCGGTCCGCACCACCTGATGCACCGCGCACCATGA